A window from Alkalicoccobacillus plakortidis encodes these proteins:
- the ftsW gene encoding putative lipid II flippase FtsW, whose amino-acid sequence MKYSFVKDNDWLLILTVFALASFGVLMVFSSSYVEGIYMGEGGTGDPYFFLKRQAVWFLLATGFFLFFMHFNYQIFKKLSPFILVLSFISLGLVLIGFGSTGGGAQRWLQLGPIRLQPSEFVKLGMVIYLAQVYSQKQVYIHKFIRGVLPPLIVVGLVFILIMLQPDFGTATAILMVTFFIIFLSGARWPHLLGLGLVGSSLFITLAVAAPYRFRRLTSFSDPFSDPLNDGLQLIQGYIAFAHGGLTGTGLGGSVQKLLYLPEAHTDFILAIISEELGILGVLFVIGCYGVILFRGVVIGIRCKTPFGSLLAFGIVFQLAIQVVFNIGAVSGLLPITGITLPLVSNGGSSLLVTMISIAILASISRSNIRQSRLKLDQEDQIKTA is encoded by the coding sequence ATGAAATATTCGTTTGTAAAAGATAATGATTGGCTGCTAATCCTGACAGTTTTTGCACTGGCTTCTTTTGGTGTGCTAATGGTTTTTAGTTCAAGCTATGTAGAAGGTATATATATGGGAGAGGGTGGGACTGGAGATCCATACTTCTTCTTAAAAAGACAGGCCGTTTGGTTTCTTTTAGCCACAGGATTTTTTCTCTTTTTTATGCATTTTAATTATCAGATATTCAAAAAGTTATCTCCATTTATCCTTGTGTTGTCATTTATATCGTTGGGATTAGTTCTTATTGGTTTTGGTAGCACAGGTGGGGGAGCGCAGCGTTGGTTACAACTTGGTCCAATTAGATTACAACCATCTGAATTTGTTAAGCTTGGTATGGTTATTTACCTTGCTCAAGTTTATTCTCAAAAGCAAGTGTATATTCACAAGTTTATTAGGGGCGTTCTACCTCCATTAATTGTTGTTGGTCTTGTTTTTATTTTAATTATGCTGCAACCAGATTTTGGGACAGCTACTGCAATATTAATGGTTACCTTCTTCATTATCTTTTTATCAGGCGCAAGGTGGCCTCATCTACTTGGTTTAGGCCTAGTGGGCAGCTCATTGTTTATCACACTAGCTGTAGCAGCACCCTATCGTTTTAGACGTTTAACCTCATTTTCTGATCCATTTTCTGATCCATTGAATGATGGGCTTCAGCTAATTCAAGGTTATATCGCTTTTGCACATGGCGGATTAACAGGAACTGGATTAGGAGGAAGTGTTCAGAAGCTTCTATACTTACCTGAGGCACACACTGATTTTATTCTTGCCATCATTTCAGAGGAACTTGGCATTCTTGGCGTGTTATTTGTTATCGGTTGTTACGGGGTGATTCTCTTTAGAGGTGTTGTCATAGGCATTCGCTGCAAAACGCCTTTTGGAAGTTTATTAGCGTTTGGAATTGTTTTTCAACTAGCGATTCAAGTTGTTTTTAATATCGGTGCTGTGAGTGGTCTGTTGCCAATCACAGGTATTACGCTTCCATTAGTTAGTAATGGGGGATCCTCTCTTCTAGTTACCATGATATCAATTGCGATTTTGGCAAGTATTTCTCGGAGCAACATACGGCAAAGTCGCTTGAAATTGGATCAAGAAGACCAAATAAAAACAGCCTAA
- a CDS encoding polysaccharide biosynthesis C-terminal domain-containing protein: MILFITLPAAIGLAVLSDPIFVALFSVDDLAIGGETLRYYGPITLLFSLFSVTAAILQGINRQMLAITALVVGLALKLALNHFLLVQMGPNGAILATYIGFIVAIAITLWGIGTYTSFSYKQIVRRGAYLLVFSMIMAWGSLDY; encoded by the coding sequence TTGATTCTGTTTATTACGTTACCTGCAGCTATCGGTTTAGCGGTTTTGTCTGATCCAATTTTTGTTGCGCTTTTTAGTGTTGACGATCTAGCCATTGGAGGAGAGACGTTACGTTATTATGGGCCAATTACATTGTTATTCTCGTTGTTTTCAGTAACAGCTGCAATCTTGCAAGGTATCAATAGACAGATGCTTGCCATTACGGCATTAGTTGTTGGATTAGCGTTAAAGCTTGCATTAAATCATTTCCTATTGGTTCAAATGGGTCCAAATGGTGCAATTTTGGCTACATATATCGGCTTTATTGTTGCGATTGCGATCACGCTTTGGGGAATCGGTACGTATACGTCTTTTTCGTACAAACAAATAGTCAGAAGAGGGGCATATTTGCTTGTGTTTTCAATGATAATGGCTTGGGGCAGTTTGGATTATTGA
- a CDS encoding putative polysaccharide biosynthesis protein has translation MAETNLMRGTKILTAATLASKILGFIYVVPFSALVGQTGLGLYSYGYTPYTILLSLATLGFPLAVSKFVSKYQSMGDYETGYRLFKSGLIVMSITGFIAFLLLFFMAPFITPLVLPDEKAGVNSYEDIIFTIRMVSVALLIVPIMGMIRGYFQGCQQMMPTAVSQVIEQIVRISFILAAAFLIMNVYDGNIGLAVGFATFGAFVGGLAGLAVLLYYLFKNRQNMLGMATSNKSSKPLPLKAMYKELIWYAIPLSIVGLAIPLFQLVDTMTINGALASIGMGEVSENFVGVLTQSAHKIVLIPMALATALSVTLVPTITKAYTEGDYSQLQASYYANLSIDSVYYVTCSYRFSGFV, from the coding sequence ATGGCAGAAACGAATTTGATGCGCGGGACAAAGATTTTAACCGCGGCAACTCTTGCTTCAAAAATATTAGGCTTTATCTATGTTGTTCCTTTTTCTGCATTAGTGGGACAAACAGGTTTAGGTCTTTATTCGTATGGATACACACCGTATACAATTTTGTTAAGTTTGGCTACTTTAGGTTTTCCTTTAGCCGTTTCTAAATTTGTTTCAAAGTATCAGTCAATGGGTGATTATGAAACAGGATATAGGTTATTTAAATCTGGTCTAATTGTTATGAGTATAACCGGATTTATCGCTTTTTTGCTGCTTTTTTTTATGGCTCCTTTTATCACACCGTTAGTTCTACCGGATGAAAAAGCTGGTGTGAACTCGTATGAGGATATTATTTTTACGATTCGTATGGTCAGTGTTGCCTTACTGATTGTGCCGATTATGGGTATGATTCGAGGGTACTTCCAAGGTTGTCAGCAAATGATGCCTACAGCTGTGTCACAGGTTATTGAGCAGATTGTTCGGATCTCATTTATTTTGGCTGCAGCCTTTTTAATTATGAATGTGTATGATGGCAATATTGGACTTGCCGTTGGATTTGCTACGTTTGGTGCATTTGTTGGAGGTTTAGCGGGATTAGCTGTTTTGCTCTATTATCTTTTTAAAAATCGTCAAAACATGCTTGGTATGGCAACAAGTAATAAGTCTTCAAAACCATTGCCTCTTAAGGCGATGTATAAGGAGTTAATTTGGTACGCTATTCCACTATCAATTGTGGGGTTAGCCATCCCATTATTTCAGTTAGTTGATACGATGACGATTAACGGGGCCCTCGCTAGTATTGGCATGGGGGAAGTATCGGAAAATTTTGTTGGAGTCTTAACTCAATCGGCTCACAAAATTGTGTTAATTCCAATGGCTTTGGCCACGGCATTATCTGTTACGTTGGTACCAACGATTACAAAAGCGTATACGGAAGGGGATTATTCACAGCTCCAAGCGTCTTATTACGCAAACCTTTCAATTGATTCTGTTTATTACGTTACCTGCAGCTATCGGTTTAGCGGTTTTGTCTGA
- a CDS encoding SMP-30/gluconolactonase/LRE family protein, which produces MKAEIVWNTKAQLGEGPFWDEKKQVLHWVDIDGCKLNTYSPKENENKQLSFGQQVTAVVKRKKGGFVLAMRDGMYLFDADRLEKVASPEKEVSHHRFNDGKCDPAGRFWAGTMVTEGQEKDAALYRLNTDYSCQKVIGDVQISNGLAWDLSHELMYYIDTLTQQVVSYHYNLDSGEITNRDVVYTFEETDGFPDGMTIDQEGMLWVAMYNGWQVIQLNPFTKEKIAAVQVDAKCVTSCAFGGEDYQTLYITSASSGDEKDKHGGALFAVKTKSKGIKPDEFAG; this is translated from the coding sequence ATGAAAGCAGAAATTGTTTGGAATACAAAAGCACAGTTAGGTGAGGGCCCATTTTGGGATGAGAAAAAACAAGTGCTGCATTGGGTTGATATTGATGGGTGCAAGTTGAATACATATTCGCCAAAAGAAAATGAAAATAAGCAGCTTTCATTTGGTCAACAAGTTACCGCGGTTGTCAAACGAAAAAAAGGTGGTTTTGTACTCGCGATGAGAGATGGAATGTATCTGTTTGATGCGGATCGTTTAGAAAAAGTCGCTTCCCCTGAAAAAGAAGTCTCTCATCATCGCTTTAATGATGGGAAATGTGATCCAGCAGGAAGGTTTTGGGCAGGAACTATGGTGACAGAAGGTCAAGAAAAGGACGCAGCTCTCTATCGACTGAATACCGATTATTCGTGTCAAAAAGTTATTGGCGATGTACAGATATCTAATGGTCTAGCATGGGATCTATCTCATGAGCTCATGTATTACATTGATACATTGACCCAACAGGTTGTTTCTTATCACTACAACCTAGATAGTGGGGAGATTACAAACAGAGACGTTGTCTATACATTTGAAGAAACAGATGGGTTTCCGGATGGAATGACAATTGATCAAGAAGGTATGTTATGGGTTGCGATGTATAATGGCTGGCAGGTTATTCAACTTAATCCATTTACAAAAGAAAAAATCGCAGCTGTTCAAGTAGATGCAAAATGTGTAACTTCATGTGCCTTTGGAGGCGAGGATTATCAAACCTTATATATTACCTCTGCTTCAAGCGGAGATGAAAAGGATAAACATGGGGGAGCACTATTTGCAGTGAAAACAAAGTCTAAGGGTATAAAACCAGATGAATTTGCAGGTTAA
- a CDS encoding secondary thiamine-phosphate synthase enzyme YjbQ, with the protein MLEKKRLHTTQRDSMIDITHEVEKAVKDSEVQHGQVIIYCPHTTVGITINENADPDVKHDMLMRLDEVYPWEHSNDRHMEGNTAAHLKASTVGPSQTVIVSEGNLILGQWQGIYFCEFDGPRARTYYIKTNKDE; encoded by the coding sequence ATGCTTGAGAAGAAAAGATTACATACAACACAAAGAGATAGCATGATTGATATCACACATGAAGTGGAAAAAGCAGTCAAGGATTCAGAAGTACAACATGGACAGGTTATCATTTACTGTCCGCATACAACAGTTGGCATCACCATCAACGAGAATGCTGATCCGGATGTCAAACATGATATGCTCATGCGACTTGATGAGGTTTACCCGTGGGAGCATTCGAATGATCGTCATATGGAAGGTAATACTGCTGCCCATTTAAAAGCGAGTACGGTTGGTCCATCTCAGACGGTCATTGTATCTGAAGGGAACCTGATTCTTGGACAGTGGCAAGGAATTTATTTTTGTGAATTTGATGGGCCAAGAGCCAGAACGTATTACATTAAAACAAATAAAGATGAGTGA
- a CDS encoding arylamine N-acetyltransferase, with amino-acid sequence MQKLEVKQYLDILGLKEELPSYSFLKKIVRAHVFQFPFENIGKLINSHNQTFKDRAVPSLDEFVSQFQKHQFGGTCYVLNTTLRSLLKELGFTSYNIHLGDEHLALMVRLNGEHIFIDCGVAAPIFTPVRIEKKDRYEYSFHDETIVIKRLTDTTFEFARYIKGNLTEDCWTFTPYKRTSKAFIKNMLVRSHKPTATYMSELRCQLWKPDCNMRIRNDQLRIYYPDGTTEKRELKTAEEIEQCIHQEFGFDKLPVKQAITLLEESGVNIFQKKQSNIESTEKV; translated from the coding sequence ATGCAAAAGCTTGAGGTAAAGCAATATTTAGATATACTTGGGCTAAAAGAGGAATTGCCTTCTTACTCCTTTTTGAAAAAAATAGTCCGGGCACATGTGTTTCAGTTTCCATTTGAAAATATAGGGAAGCTTATAAATAGTCATAATCAAACCTTTAAAGACCGCGCTGTTCCAAGCTTGGATGAGTTTGTCTCGCAATTTCAGAAACATCAATTTGGTGGAACCTGTTATGTATTAAATACAACATTAAGAAGTCTTTTGAAGGAATTAGGTTTTACAAGTTATAACATTCACCTTGGAGATGAACATTTAGCTTTAATGGTGCGCTTAAATGGTGAACATATATTTATTGATTGTGGGGTCGCAGCTCCAATTTTCACACCCGTACGGATTGAGAAAAAAGACCGCTATGAATACAGCTTTCATGATGAAACGATTGTTATTAAACGATTAACAGATACAACCTTTGAATTTGCAAGATATATCAAAGGTAATCTTACAGAAGACTGTTGGACATTTACACCATATAAACGGACTAGTAAAGCTTTTATTAAAAATATGCTTGTCCGCTCACACAAACCAACGGCAACCTACATGTCAGAATTGCGCTGTCAGCTATGGAAGCCAGACTGTAATATGCGTATACGTAACGATCAGCTACGAATTTATTACCCTGATGGTACAACGGAAAAACGAGAATTAAAAACAGCGGAAGAAATCGAACAATGTATCCATCAAGAATTCGGCTTCGACAAGCTACCAGTAAAACAAGCCATTACGTTACTAGAAGAATCGGGTGTGAATATCTTTCAAAAGAAACAATCCAATATAGAAAGTACAGAAAAAGTATAA
- a CDS encoding YesL family protein encodes MPLLKTFWNVYRSSFLRSNGVGAILIIISLIWYVDLLFFRTIEGPLHTALHVVMIAIGISIGMLLLYVFPVMVHYQAGVLATLKKALFIGFLHPANMVFLFVSMLSTYYFLIFLPGLIPLFGVSFIIHVNMWIAYKGFERLHEIHLKNQRKQEASKEILT; translated from the coding sequence ATCCCATTATTAAAAACGTTTTGGAATGTATACCGTTCATCATTTTTGCGTTCAAATGGAGTCGGAGCCATCCTCATAATTATCTCTCTTATCTGGTATGTAGATTTACTGTTTTTTAGGACGATAGAAGGACCTCTTCACACTGCTTTACATGTTGTGATGATTGCAATTGGTATTTCGATTGGGATGCTTTTGTTGTACGTATTCCCGGTGATGGTTCATTATCAGGCTGGAGTGTTAGCCACATTAAAAAAAGCACTTTTCATTGGTTTTTTACACCCAGCTAATATGGTCTTTTTATTTGTAAGCATGCTCTCAACCTATTATTTCCTCATTTTTCTACCAGGATTGATTCCGCTTTTTGGCGTTAGTTTTATCATTCATGTGAATATGTGGATTGCGTATAAAGGGTTTGAGAGGTTACATGAAATTCACTTAAAAAATCAACGAAAACAAGAAGCGTCCAAAGAAATTCTTACGTAG
- a CDS encoding DUF624 domain-containing protein, whose product MEMNRLFTGIYNLCKWITYFFLLNLLWVGGTLLGGIVLGFMPSTTAIFAIARKTAAWRRRHPIIKNVLECIPFIIFAFKWSRSHPHNYLSYLVCRFTVF is encoded by the coding sequence ATGGAGATGAATCGACTATTTACGGGAATTTATAATCTCTGTAAGTGGATAACGTATTTTTTCTTGCTAAACCTTTTATGGGTAGGAGGAACTTTGCTCGGTGGAATTGTACTCGGGTTTATGCCTAGTACAACTGCTATCTTTGCAATTGCACGTAAAACAGCAGCTTGGAGAAGAAGACATCCCATTATTAAAAACGTTTTGGAATGTATACCGTTCATCATTTTTGCGTTCAAATGGAGTCGGAGCCATCCTCATAATTATCTCTCTTATCTGGTATGTAGATTTACTGTTTTTTAG
- a CDS encoding carbohydrate ABC transporter permease has product MDTKRKKLVRKIVQHVLMIIFTLIMLYPLAWMVMSSFKQSSDVFVDAHTLIPRVWAFDNFTEGWKGFGGITFTTFFKNSFVITIIATIGSVISSTFIAYGFARIKFTGKKMWFVLMMLTLMLPYEMVMIPQYVMFSGFGWIDTYLPLILPTFFGVPFFIFLIMQFIRTIPTELDQAAKIDGCNTFSIFFRIIVPLVVPAMMTAAIFSFYWRWDDFMGPLIYLVTPEKYPVSLALKLFSDPSAVTNWGAMFAMTTVSILPVFVIFFIFQRYIVDGISTSGLKS; this is encoded by the coding sequence ATGGATACAAAACGAAAAAAACTAGTTAGAAAAATCGTTCAACATGTATTAATGATTATATTCACGTTAATTATGCTCTACCCACTAGCATGGATGGTGATGAGTTCTTTTAAACAAAGCTCGGATGTTTTTGTTGATGCACATACACTTATTCCAAGAGTGTGGGCATTTGATAACTTTACAGAGGGATGGAAAGGTTTTGGTGGAATTACCTTTACAACCTTCTTTAAAAATTCATTTGTCATAACGATTATCGCCACAATTGGTAGTGTGATCTCTTCAACATTCATCGCATATGGTTTTGCGCGAATTAAATTTACAGGTAAAAAAATGTGGTTTGTATTAATGATGCTAACATTAATGCTGCCATATGAGATGGTTATGATCCCTCAATATGTTATGTTCTCAGGATTTGGCTGGATTGATACTTACCTACCGTTGATTTTACCGACCTTCTTCGGAGTTCCGTTTTTTATCTTTTTGATCATGCAATTTATTAGAACGATCCCAACAGAGCTCGATCAAGCTGCGAAAATTGATGGCTGTAACACTTTCTCTATCTTCTTCCGTATTATTGTGCCATTAGTTGTTCCCGCAATGATGACAGCCGCAATTTTCTCTTTTTATTGGAGATGGGATGACTTTATGGGACCATTAATCTATCTGGTCACACCGGAAAAATATCCAGTGTCATTAGCTTTAAAATTATTCTCTGATCCAAGTGCAGTTACCAACTGGGGTGCTATGTTTGCAATGACAACAGTAAGTATATTGCCGGTATTTGTGATATTCTTTATTTTCCAACGTTACATTGTAGATGGAATTAGCACAAGTGGATTGAAGTCTTAA
- a CDS encoding carbohydrate ABC transporter permease produces the protein MAQNQTGKETVVPVKPPFKKPFKRPKRLRTGYEESAGYAFISPFIIGLVAFTLYPIVYSLYLSFTNYGMGGEYEWIGLGNYERMFTTDDTWRQSLKVTFLYAGTAVPIRLVFALLVAVALNKIVEAVGLYRTMLYLPSVVGGSIGISIMWRQLFGNDGAFNSVLASIGLPTHSWLGDPGTAIWTLVALYGWQFGSSMLIFLAGLRNIPKTFYEASAVDGAKPWQQFFKITIPLLTPVILFNTIMQTIQGFMAFTPSFIVTNGGPMNSTLLYVLYMYRRAFEFFDMGYASAMAWVMLIIIAIFTAVIFKSSDKWVHYND, from the coding sequence ATGGCTCAAAACCAAACGGGCAAGGAAACGGTTGTTCCGGTAAAACCACCATTCAAAAAGCCATTTAAGCGTCCAAAAAGATTGCGGACTGGATATGAAGAATCGGCAGGTTATGCCTTTATTTCACCTTTTATTATTGGACTAGTTGCCTTCACTTTATATCCAATTGTCTACTCTCTTTATCTATCATTTACGAACTATGGAATGGGCGGAGAGTATGAGTGGATTGGACTTGGTAACTATGAACGAATGTTCACAACTGACGATACATGGAGACAATCACTAAAAGTGACCTTCTTATATGCGGGTACTGCTGTACCGATTCGACTTGTATTCGCACTTTTAGTAGCAGTAGCACTCAATAAGATTGTGGAGGCTGTAGGTTTGTATCGCACAATGCTTTACCTACCATCTGTTGTTGGTGGAAGCATTGGGATCTCGATCATGTGGAGACAGTTGTTTGGTAATGATGGAGCGTTTAACTCTGTTTTAGCATCCATTGGTCTTCCTACTCATTCGTGGCTCGGGGATCCAGGAACAGCTATCTGGACGCTTGTTGCTTTATATGGTTGGCAGTTTGGTTCATCGATGCTGATTTTCCTAGCGGGATTACGTAATATCCCGAAGACGTTTTATGAAGCATCAGCGGTGGATGGAGCGAAGCCATGGCAACAATTCTTCAAAATTACGATTCCTTTATTAACGCCAGTGATCCTTTTTAACACGATCATGCAAACGATCCAAGGTTTTATGGCCTTTACACCAAGTTTCATTGTCACAAATGGTGGTCCAATGAACAGTACACTACTCTATGTTCTGTACATGTACCGTCGTGCCTTTGAATTCTTTGATATGGGTTATGCCTCTGCGATGGCATGGGTAATGTTAATTATCATTGCAATCTTCACAGCCGTTATCTTCAAAAGCTCTGATAAGTGGGTTCACTATAACGATTAA
- a CDS encoding ABC transporter substrate-binding protein, producing the protein MQQNFGEYLNLYASQGLLADLSEFVDSGDLDLSKVDDSIVQSGMKDDQFLGVPSGTNALTAIYNKDMLEEAGADLPTEDWTWDEFEETAKKVHAELDTYGTRSYEAGNIFEYYLRDQGYSLFNEDGTALGYDDDQASYRLPYSCQRYGRFWCSTWIRCGSADSRD; encoded by the coding sequence ATGCAACAAAACTTTGGTGAATATCTGAATTTATATGCGAGCCAAGGGTTACTTGCAGATTTAAGTGAATTTGTTGACAGTGGCGACTTGGATTTAAGTAAAGTGGATGATTCCATTGTTCAGTCAGGTATGAAGGATGATCAGTTTTTGGGAGTTCCTTCGGGTACAAACGCACTAACTGCTATTTATAATAAAGATATGTTAGAAGAAGCTGGAGCGGATTTACCAACAGAAGATTGGACTTGGGATGAGTTTGAAGAGACAGCTAAAAAGGTCCATGCTGAATTAGATACGTATGGTACGCGTTCTTATGAGGCAGGAAACATCTTTGAGTATTATTTAAGAGATCAAGGTTACTCTTTGTTTAATGAAGATGGAACAGCCTTAGGTTATGACGATGACCAAGCTTCTTACAGATTACCTTACTCGTGCCAAAGATATGGTCGATTCTGGTGTAGCACCTGGATACGATGTGGTTCAGCAGATTCAAGGGATTGA
- a CDS encoding extracellular solute-binding protein, which produces MKKKWLFLSASVLTASLALAACSGGATDTGGGSSDGENGSDEQVKLRMSWWGSQERHDMTFKIIEMYEKENPNVKIEPEFTGWDGYFERMAAQAAGTTFQISCNKTLVNI; this is translated from the coding sequence ATGAAAAAGAAATGGTTATTCCTATCTGCTTCTGTACTTACTGCTTCACTTGCTTTGGCCGCATGTTCGGGTGGGGCTACTGACACCGGTGGAGGCTCATCTGATGGTGAAAATGGAAGTGATGAGCAGGTTAAATTAAGAATGTCTTGGTGGGGCTCACAAGAACGCCATGATATGACTTTTAAAATTATTGAGATGTATGAAAAAGAAAATCCTAATGTGAAAATTGAACCTGAGTTCACGGGATGGGATGGTTATTTTGAAAGAATGGCTGCTCAAGCAGCTGGAACAACCTTCCAGATATCATGCAACAAAACTTTGGTGAATATCTGA
- a CDS encoding ABC transporter substrate-binding protein, which yields MNRHVLLLITMGLSISLVLTGCSGGSESTSSDEDQVTLRMSWWGSQSRNDMTLKIIDMYEAENPHVKIEPEFTGWDGYFERMAAQAAGNNLPDIMQQNFGEYLNLYASQGLLTDLSSFIEDGTLDVSQVEDEILQTGEKDGELLGIPTGTNALTVAYNKELLEGAGIDLPSNDWTWQDFKRLAEQVHSELGIYGSGSLGITNTFEYSLREKGYTLFNEDGTGLGYSDDQLLIDYLTFTKELVDADVIPGLDVTQQIQGLEDDLLVHKNSPFAFVHSNQVLALSSVADYSFDLNVLPGGQIEQGMYLKPSMLWSVSENSTQKEEAVKFIDYFVNAQEVYDESGSERGVPINNEIRENMRSDLSEVEAKIFDYIEYVSENSSPIDTNFPTEANEILMELEQLDERVMYGQVTPEEGAVQFREVAEMLLGNE from the coding sequence ATGAACAGACATGTCTTATTACTTATCACAATGGGGTTGTCGATTTCTTTAGTACTTACTGGCTGTAGTGGTGGATCTGAATCAACAAGTTCAGATGAGGACCAAGTTACACTAAGAATGTCTTGGTGGGGGTCGCAGTCTAGAAACGATATGACTTTAAAGATTATCGACATGTATGAAGCGGAAAATCCGCATGTGAAAATCGAACCGGAATTCACAGGATGGGATGGATATTTTGAACGTATGGCAGCTCAAGCAGCAGGAAACAATTTGCCTGATATTATGCAGCAAAACTTTGGTGAATACTTAAATTTGTATGCTAGTCAGGGTCTACTTACAGATTTAAGTAGCTTTATAGAAGACGGCACATTAGATGTAAGCCAAGTAGAAGATGAGATTCTGCAAACGGGTGAAAAGGACGGAGAGTTACTTGGCATACCAACTGGAACAAATGCTTTGACCGTGGCCTATAATAAAGAACTATTGGAAGGGGCGGGTATAGATCTTCCTTCTAATGACTGGACATGGCAGGATTTTAAACGACTGGCAGAACAGGTTCATTCGGAGCTTGGAATCTACGGTTCAGGTTCTTTAGGTATCACGAATACATTTGAATATTCATTAAGGGAAAAAGGTTACACTCTTTTTAATGAAGATGGCACAGGTCTTGGTTACAGCGACGATCAATTATTAATTGACTATCTAACATTTACTAAAGAATTGGTAGACGCAGATGTGATACCAGGACTTGATGTTACACAACAAATACAAGGACTTGAAGATGACTTGCTTGTTCATAAGAATTCGCCATTTGCCTTTGTTCATTCTAATCAGGTGTTAGCACTTTCAAGTGTTGCTGATTACTCTTTTGATTTAAATGTACTTCCGGGTGGGCAAATTGAACAGGGCATGTATCTAAAGCCTTCAATGCTGTGGTCTGTTAGTGAAAATTCAACTCAAAAAGAAGAGGCAGTAAAATTTATCGATTATTTTGTGAATGCTCAGGAAGTATATGATGAAAGTGGATCTGAACGAGGTGTACCCATTAACAACGAGATTCGTGAAAATATGCGTTCAGACTTAAGCGAAGTTGAAGCAAAAATCTTTGATTATATTGAGTATGTATCAGAAAATAGTTCTCCAATTGATACGAATTTCCCAACAGAAGCGAACGAAATTTTAATGGAATTAGAGCAACTGGATGAACGTGTGATGTATGGTCAAGTTACTCCAGAAGAAGGAGCAGTTCAATTTAGGGAAGTAGCAGAAATGCTTCTTGGTAATGAATGA